The genomic interval CCGGTGATGCGGAAATCCGTCGGCATATTTCCGAGCTGAGCCGCTTCCGTCTGGAGGCTTGAGACCAATGCCCCTGCAGGCCCGCGCCTCAGACGCTCGATCATCGTCGTGATCGCACTATCCGCTCCAGCGATCAAGGCGGAGACAGATCCGTCCGCTTCGTTGCGCACCCAGCCGGTTACCCCCAGCCGCAACGCCTCATCGCGCGTCCACATGCGAAAACCGACACCTTGGACCCTGCCTGATATCCGCACTCGCACAGCCTCGTAATGATCGGACATGTAGCCTC from Rhizobium lentis carries:
- a CDS encoding acylphosphatase is translated as MSDHYEAVRVRISGRVQGVGFRMWTRDEALRLGVTGWVRNEADGSVSALIAGADSAITTMIERLRRGPAGALVSSLQTEAAQLGNMPTDFRITG